The Coffea arabica cultivar ET-39 chromosome 2c, Coffea Arabica ET-39 HiFi, whole genome shotgun sequence genome includes the window TTGAAGCTATAAAGGAGGAGGTGAATGGGGATGTGGAACCTAGGGAAGGCCTCGCCTTTGGTCAAGGAtagctacaagcttccaaagAGTAGATTGACCCTTCAGTAGGCCAAGATGGGGAGGTTTGCAGGTCATTTCCTATTACGAAGGTGGACCTGAAGAGAGGGAGGTAGAGGAGGGCTGATGGTTGACAACCTAGACAAGGTATAAAAAAGTGGATTTGATGAGTGGTGGCCAGCCTATTGAACTCAGAACTGTGGTCGAATGGAAGATTAGTGGTCAAGGTCATCTAGGTTAAGGTAAGCCTATTTGTCCAATCCTTCCTTGCTTGACAGAATAGGGGAATTTCCCTTGGGCATGACTGTCGCCTTAGTAGTTGAAACTGTAAAGGTGGGGAACGGGCATTTGGAACCTAGGGAGGGCCTCACCCTTGGTCAAGGGTAGCTACAATCTTCCAAAGACAACACCTTTGGGATGGGGATGGAGAACAGCTGGTGCAAGGGGAAATGCCTTTCTAGTGTTCTAGTGTGTGGACCCAAGCATTTTTCATCTCCCATAGCACTAGGGTGGCCTAACTCCGGATGGGGTTGACCCTTGAATCTCATCCCCCTCCCTGGCCCTTCCCACAGTGGGAGACATTGCTTGGGCATGAGTAGTTTTGCAAGCCTTTGCACAAGTAACATAAGGTGGTTGAAACCTTTTAGGAGGATGAATGGGCATTTTGAGCATAGTTAGATAGAGAACACTTGTGCAATGCAAATGATTGCATCCTCATGGGTGGCTACACGTGGGACCTGATTATTGACCGGCGGAAATGGTCAACTCCCCTCCTAAGGTTGCCTAACACTGAACTGACTGAAGAGAGTGTTGACCTAGGGGGTAAATGACAGGATAACAACCTTGGTTGATCTCCTCAGAACATGCTTACTGGATGCTTTAAGTTGTGGCCATGTGCAGATAGACATTTGCCATGGTTGCTGGCTCTAGAAACACTGATTAAGGACAGTTTGTTGCAAATGACATGCCTAGTTATCCTAATTTGTGTGTTCTTTCTTGAGATTAAGCATTCGTAGTATATTTTCTCCACCAGCTGTAACTTGTTTTAGATGGTGTAGGTAATATTCTGGTTGCTGAAGAGTAACTTCACCTGTAATCTAGCGCTGATGGCAACCCAAAATAAGATGGATTAAGTAGTTGAAGACGTTCAATTTTTCCATTTATTGTTGCTTCAAATGCAAAATGTATTGGATAATACTAGAAGAAATTAGGATGTGAACCTGGAAAACAAAGGAATGAAATAACATTTTGTAAATATAaatgattaattttctttttctttttcctttttttggttgATAATCTACGTTTGGGCTCAAACACTCATGTCATGGGCTATTCTAACTTAAGATGTTCAGTTGGCTGAAAAAATTTACTGATGGTTGGGGATGGAACTTTATGCCCTAGGCTATTGAAGCACTTTTTCttggttgatttttttcttgacttcagCAAACACGGGGTCAGTAAAAACAGTGGCAAATATCCAAATGAGAAATTATGCAGACAACTAgtgatacttctttagcataGTTCCCAATAAACTATAAATAAATGCAGAAACAAAGCGTTTTAACTTATGTTGGATGATTACTCTTAATGCAAAATCAGGATAATAGTCCCTTGGGCGGCTGATTTTTCTTTGAAGGAGAACCACGAAGGTAGTGCAAGTCTTCTTGATATATTCTCATTGCAATTTAGATGTCCCAGCCATGAAAGTTATATTGACGAAAATTAATAAAGATTGCATCCCTCCGGACCAGAGCACTTTGGCTACATGAGATGTATGAGCTGTTATTGACATACACAATTTTCACACACTCATATATCTAAAGCCAGAATTATAATTGCATCGtttaaaaactgtttttattaCCTTACCTTTAGAATTTTTTAACTCCATTACAGATTGTCTTAAATCTTTTGAGGCGAGctattcttttctaaatttggCACCAATTTTGCAGACTGAACCTAGTTGCATAATCattcttttaaaatttggtACCAATTTTTGCAGCCTGAAGCAACACAATGGTGAAGTTAATGGTGGTGCAAAAGCATCTCGTGCGGGAAGGCCGTGGGTGTGTGCATGCCTTATAAAAGGTTTTCGTGACAAAAGTGAAGGTATCATGGAACTCAAAGTTGTTGCATTTGAGAGATTATTACTACTTAAAACCTGTGACTTGAAACTATAAAATTTCCAAATGCTTTTAGTTGAATGGTAAAATCTTCTAGATTGTTGTACTTGAGGATTTTATGTATACTATATAGTAATAAACATTAATGCATAAAATCTGAGTCACATTCAATTAGCATCCTAAACATTGGTTATGGAACAAGCTCTGTACtaagtttaaaaattattagATCATTATTTTAATATGTCATTTTAACTGAAATTGTTTCAGTAAAGTGATTCTGACTTGAAATTCACTTCTAATATGGAGCTCATCACACTATTTTAGCTTTTAATAACCTTTGACTGAACTTAATCCAGATTTCCAAATAAAATAACAATGCACTTTTTGTTATTCTGtcaaatgtaatttttttttagacgTTAAACATATTTTGTTCTGGCAAATAAACTCTCCTCTAATTTTCTGCCCCTATCCTTTATGTTTCTAAACTGGGATTGAGTTTTATAAGTCTATGTAGTAGGAGTGGCCAAAGAGTGGCCTTTTACAAATGCTCCCTCAGATCTGTGGCTAATTTCTTAGATTAGGTGTTAGCAAAActtttgtggttaattgcttGTCTTTAGATGTTATCGACCTTTTCGAAAATGAAGTCAAAGAAAATATTAGAGGTCACTAATTGGCTTGGCTGTTTTTTAATGGTGGAAAGAATTCAGCCACAGAAGTAGTAACCATGGATTTGATTGTTGCCAAATCTAATTTTACCTATTCATTATCTCTTGAGTCTGAAATGAATAAATCTCATCGTTTTGACAAGGGCTACCCAAGAACTCCAAGAGATATAACCTGTcttgaaattgaatttgaaccaCTGACTTGATTACTTGGACCATCATGATATATTGAGCATCTCAGGTTACATGCTAATTGATGCATGGCAATACAGGATTCTTGAGCATGCCATAGGTCTCAAGTATAATTTATATTACTTTGTAGTCGATGCATTGCAATGCTGAAAATGAAGGTTAATTAGCTTCCTAACTTTGTAGCTCCTTGATTGACATATgtgtattttcttcattgctctGCAGCTCTGTTTTAGCTTTGACTCTTGTTGGAACGTACTCATGTGCATGTTTCTTGACAGAATACTACTCTATATTCTTTCTTAGTGGTTGAGAAAATTGTTCGCCTTTTTGATCTCTGGTCCTTTTGTAGCTTGTGAATTTGAATCAAAATGGAAACTCTTTTCAAGGAAGCTGtcacgaaaaagaaaaaccactGAGGTGGAGGAGCAGGATGACAACAGATCACTTGCATTATTGCATCACAGACATGCAGCTCTTAGTCGAGTCAAAAGCTCAGTTGTTTGCAGTCACCTGGAAATTATTTGGCACTTTGATCTGTCCGAGTTTAGCAACTGAATTGGAGGATACACAGCACTCTTAATGGGTTTCTGTGCTGCATTGTATTAATCCCTTTATGAAATAATAGGCTTTCAGATTTTGTATAGATGAGTAAAATATGATGTATGTAGATGACAGTCAAAAGAAAGCTTGCACATGCTAGGGCTACACATGTTTGGAGCTGCCATTAATTGTTTTAGGTTATAGTTTTGTGACCATGGGCTTTGTAAAACCAAAAAAACAGAAAGTCTTGTCCAAGCCCGGAATATATGCGGAAGAAACAGTTGTAAAATACGATTGTTATTTACAATTATTTGCCTCATTGTcctatttttgcattttttgccTCATGGtcttatttttgcattttccattCTGAGTGTGTTTCTCCAGATGTAATTTACTCGTGTGCTTGGCAAATAGCTGCTGTGATTTCCAGGGTTTAAGCAGCTAACAGGTTTTGACTTGTAGGCAGAATTTAGTTAAATAAATGAACTCTGGGGAATGTCAACTGGTtgaatgtagttttccattttgaaatggctcctttttctttttttgttcctAAAGGGCTCGTCTCTAGTCAATATTTTCTTAAAGGGCTCTTCCCAAGGTTGGGAAGGATTGGACAAACAATTCCAAATGTATATTTGTTTCAGTTGGGTGTATCATCTAGAAGATAACATCTAAAGATCTATGCGTTTCAGAATTTAACTCTGATGTAACCTTTTCCTTATGGTTGTTTTATACCCCACAGGTTAATATTCAGATTGATCTACAGTAAATTATCCCAAGGATTTCAGTTTCTGTATCCTGTTGGTTCTCAAATTGGGAAACCTTTTCAATTTCGCTGCCCAAAAAGAAGCTTCTGGTTTCTTTTTTACTCTTTTGTTTCAACCATTTTCCTATGCAAATAGTAATAGTGTATGCTCATCTGTTAGACAGGATTCTAGACCAGCTCAGGCAGATTGATAAGAACATTGTCTTTCATGCATTGTTCAAGACACCATGCTCTTCAGATGGCTGACAGGCACTTTCGGGTCCTCCCCTCTAGCTCTTCATCTTGCTTTTGATTAAGCATGTTATAACTGCAAGGCTTTGAAGGGGATACGCAGCTGCAAATGGGACAGGATAAGTCACCATCTGGTGCTGCTAATTTTGGGGTCTCAATGTATCCAGCAATATCCCAGCTGGTTCATCCAACATAAATCATCTCAGATAGACTGGTTTAAGATTCAGGTTTCTCATCTGAAAGCTACTAGTTCTTGCTAGTTTGCTTGTTTCTTGAGATTTTTCAAGCGTGGATAGATGTGATGGAGTACACCTCAAGTCAATATGCATGCTGATACTTTGTATACTTGCACTCTGGTTGGGTGGTCCTATTTCATTCATATTGCTCTGCAGCCCTAAACTTAGACCCTCTGTATTTGtaaattcaccaagaaaatcGAAGAGAGTAGAACTGCTATTTTTTGCCTAACTGCTTACATTTCAAAGTAAACAGAAGTGAGAGTAAAAGTAAATCAATAGAAATGATTGTGGTTACAACTTTTTGAATGTTGATTAAGACTTTATATTCCTTCCTTTAGAAAGTGGGGCATTGTTCTGCTACTATTTTGGCTATTCCTGTTAACTTTTCAGTTGAAGCTTCCAATTTCTGCTCCCTTTTGAAAGCAGCATTACCACCAAGTTCCCAGTTCCCAAAAACACCATTGTTCTTATTGTCATCAAGGGTACATTTCTAATGACTTATTGTCTCAACTTTTTGCAGAAATCACGGCTCAAATTGCATTAAAAAGACTAATGAGATTGCTTATAGATTTTTCTGAGACTTGGTCAAGAATTTGAGATCCCAATGCAATTGAGTAACCCTAGTGGCTAGTACCCCACAATACATAAAGCAACAACAATATATTGAAGTCATTAATAACTTCTCCTGTTTCCTCATTTTGTTAGGTGGGATTTACATGTTTTCTTGAGTCAATGATGCAATTCTTCAATAAACAGATACAAGACAATGTGAAACTTATTATATGCTTTATCATGCCACCATTTCATCTTTATCTAGTTCTAGTTTCGAagatggtgtaaaatgaaagaATCGGTCGTCTAACGTGAAAGCTACATTGCTGCTTGCAAGCGCCAACTTTGTATGTCCCATCAGTCACGGGGTATTTCTTCAGAAAGTTATGTCTTAGGCCATTTTTGGCTCTCTTATTGGACTTATATTTTCTGTCCGAGCATGTGAAAAGGAAgcctaataaaataaacctactTCTAAGGCCCTGTTTGGAATGTAGTTTTCTGGTgaaaaatttttgcatttttgataAACGcattttttaatcacatttttatttcatatacattaCATCCTGCTTAAAAAGgtgctacaataattttttcacaaaaactcttgaaaaattacaatccaaaagctCGCAAACACATTCTTAGGCATCTGTGGATAAACATGCATTTATGTCGTGTTATAATATTCTGTTCCCTAAACAAGGGATAAAGGGTTTTTTTTAATAATCTCGTCATTTTGCTAAATATGCATTTTGCAGGGCATCCTATACTTTGAAAAGATGGGTTGTCGAATTTTCATGATGAGTCATTTTCACgtttgagtgtgtttggataagacattttgtgaaattttttttctgaaatatgatgtgatatatgttaTATAAAAAAAGTAACTGAAAAGttaaaagataattgaaaaaaaCATTTATGATATAAACAAAAACTTTATAAAAATAATTTCCAATTAAAAAACCctatattttttgttattatatTTCATGAGAACACATAATAGAAAAGTATGTGTACTTTTGCCTCATATCCTTATAAAAAATTGAtctagaaactacaaattcaTGTTACATACTTAATATGAGTTGAGTGATTTCTATTCACCAATCGATATGAGATTCAGTCATGGCTATTATAAAGTACATATATTTTCCTCCAAACTTGGATAAGAATTCATATTTAGCATAGGCTAACTTTTTTATGCACTGCCAATGCATAAAATTTGTTACATTAACAGATTTAGACGTGCCACATAATATTAATTCAAAGTTGAACTTCAAATCATACACATGTGGCATACGTTTAAAACTgctaatataaaaaatttactgCATTATCAGTGCATAAAAGATTAATTCTTTAGTGTATATAAAGACACAGTGAGAGATTACCAGGTTTgctaggggaaaaaaaatagatgagagatTTAAATCATGATCTTTTATGAGGAATGCAAtcatggtaatttttttttttcccaaatgaCTAAAGTACAAAATTTACTTTACATATAGCTTCCTTCATATATATGATATGATAGTTGGAAAACAAGACCTTATTTGCATCTTCAAGTTAACAAGGTGTCAATGCTAAAATCATTAGACACTTGGACTAAATTGCTTTAGGAAATCAAGTGGGAGAGAAAGTCGTTCATGTCTGGCACTGATTCATTTTcttagttattcttttaaattacGTTAATGAACATTCTCTGACTCTTTAAACTCAGAAAAGTATTACAATTAAAAAAATGCACTAAAAACTAATTCGGACTGAAAGAttgttttgacacattttttcTATAATTACGTGAATAAGAAGGCAAGTTTAATTTACTACACATTTTTTTATGTATATAGTGCACGAGTAACAAAtttggtgtaaaaaaaaaaactgtcatTATTTGTTACTTTGATTCTACCATTGCATTTGCATGATGAAGTATTATACAAATAGTTAAATACAACTCTCTCATATTTCATTAAACCATTCTACATGGAATGTGTCTCATCCACTAATATTTACTGTAATGTAAACCCCTCCCATGGCTGCAGTGGatcattttcctttccttctctTTTGGCAAAACGTTACTACCAACTCAGGCAGTCACTAACGTACCTAAAAGGCATTTAATAAATTACTGCCATTATTACAGCCATTCATTAAGGCTTCTTCTTTTACTTCTTCCTAATCAGATTCATTAAACCAAAAAGGAATTTGCCATCCTCCCCAAAGTACAGGCAAGTCCTGCCCTTGCAGAGTTTCACTCCAGTAAGGTTAACAGATACTATATAGATTGACCTTGGGACCAGAACCTCACCTTCATTTTTGCCCTTCTACTTTGGTCACCACTAAAAATCACCCCCATCCCccaatcttttttattttttttgtgggaaaaaattccccccttTGATCTTAAATTCTATGATTGGGTACTCGAAGTTCACGTGTTAATTAattgaaattaaataaaaatagtaaatataatatatatttacatCAAGAAAGTGTTGATCTAATTGTAAAGGGTGAGATCCCACGTATAGTTCAAAATCTATTTTCTCTATTTCCATTTCCTAAATTTCACTAATATTTTTTACTTTGTATTTTAGTATAAATTTAGTATACCAACCAGTACAAATGTACAATCTAACGCCCCTTGATAATCCCTTCTCTAATAAATGCAAAAATTGTAACTTGGCTCCAGCCATATTAATCCTGGCAAAATCTTGGGATTCCATTTTAATAAAAGGCAGGGCCAACTACCCCTCAACCCTGCATCCACCCCATCTCTCCCCTTCTGCTTCCTTCCCACCTTTTCCAATTTACATACTGCCAAGGCCAACAAACCATCATCAAATTGTCACCAAACTGCAATCCCAAAAACCTTTCTTTCTTTACTCCAAAACCCCATAAAAGCTTTTATTGAAAGGCAACGTTCTTGTTTTTGGCTTACACCATAGGCAAAAGCATTCAGTCTTGATGGGCTATCTATCATGTAAAGCAGAATCAGCAACTTTAACCTCCAATTCTCACCTTCCAGCTTCGTCTAAGAAAACCCATCAAGTTAATTcccaagaaaaaacaaaagagaagcCTGTCAAGATCCAAGAATTTGACTACAGTGATCTTGAAGCAGCCACCAATGGCTTTTCTGAGCAGAAACTGTTAGGCAGAGGTAGCCATGGCCTAGTTTACAAAGGGGTTCTTCGCAGTGGGCGCTTGGTTGCCATCAAGAAGCCTGCAAGAGGGTCAAGAATCTCCTCCACATCAGAGAATTCAGAAGTTGAGAATGAGATTGATATTCTGTCAAAGCTGCAGAGTCCAAGACTGGTAAATCTTGTTGGTTTTACTAATAGTGATTCTCATGGTCGCCTTTTAGTTGTTGAATTTATGAGTAATGGTACTCTTTATGATGTTTTGCACTCGAATTCTCGCCCTCCCACTTGGGGTAGAAGAATAAAATTGGCATTACACACTGCAAACGCTATCGATACTCTTCATTCATCAAGTCCCCCTGTCATTCACCGTGATATAAAGTCTGCCAATGTGTTGATAGATAGGAATTTTAATGCCCGGTTAGGCGATTTTGGACTAGCCTTAAGATGCCATGTTGACGATTATAGATTGAGGTCAACTCCCCCGGCAGGTACAATGGGGTATTTGGATCCTGGTTATGTGACCCCTGATAACTTGAGTACTAAAACTGATGTGTTTAGTTTTGGGATATTGCTGTTGGAGATTATTAGTGGGAGGAAGGCTATTGATGTGGGGCATTCACCGCCTTCCATCGTGGATTGGGCAATTCCATTGATTAGGAGAGGGAAGCTTGTGTCTATTTATGATCCGAGGATTCCACCCCCTAGGGACCCTTTGGTGAGGAAGCAGCTGGCGGTAGTTGCCGCAAAATGTGTGAGGTCTTGTAGGGAGAGGCGGCCAACGATGAAGGAGGTGGTTGAATGTTTGAGTGGGTTGAGTAAGTTGGTTCCCTTGCATTCTTGGAATGGTTTGACTAATCCTTGTTTGATGGTTGAGACTGTTGGGAGACCTGTCGAGTCAAGGAGTAATAATGTGAATGTGAAGGAAAAGGGGGATGAACAAGGGAATTTGGATGGAGAAGATGGTGCATTACTTGCAAGAGCATTGAGAAATTCACGGAGAGTGTACTCTGATCTGGGATTTAGAAGTAATTTGATGGATTTATTGAATGGGATTCATGGGGAGTCTGAATTTCCAGAAGACAACAGTGGGATTAAGCCTTGTGAGCAACCTGAGTCTGGTGGTTTTAGTTGCAgatttgaaagtgaaaaattcGTTGGCAGAAAAAGCAATCTGTCTCTGGTCTGCGGCATTGACAAACTTGGCGCTTCGCAACTATCAAGAAACCATACAGTCAGCGAAAATACTTCAGACAAACATTCTGAAGGGAATGCTACAGTTCTGTGATCCATTTTTTTGTACCTCTCTGTAATCTGTAATGCTTTTCCAAAGGGCCATTTGAGGTCCCTTAGTGATTCGGTAACCAAGCGAAGCTCATGTTTGTAGCTTCTCTTGCTTTCAAATCGCATTGATGTAGATTATTTGAGGATTTCAATTAATTcgcttcctttttgttttttacaaTGTAAGTGCATGCGTTGGGCCAACAAAGAAACTAGTAGCTCAAGGGCACACACATTGATTGTATGTTCTTTCTCATTCCATTCCACTGAATTGATTGATCAAAGCTCATTAACAATGGAATTGCTGTACAAAGTCGATAGACATTACTTTATCTTGATTCAAACTCTGCTTTGGTTTTATTCTTCTGTAGTTCAATGCCCTCATTTAAGGAGGAGCAAAGAGACAATTCAGGCATCCTAGGCTAGAAATCTGTATTAAAAAATGGTAGCTTCGTCAAGAAAACCTTGCTGGTTTGTAGCGTAGACTTCTATTTATCTGATACTATACCATTGGGTGGTTAACAATGGTTaacttttcttttgtcattCATTCCTTATTTATATCACAGGGATTTGTATAAGGTACCTTCAGTTTGTTTTTGATTGAATATGTATTTGTTCTTGTATTCTTTTATTTGCCtaaattgatgaacttttttGAAGCTCTTAGCTGTATCTGCAGAAATTACCAGTGATTTTTGTTGGCCATATTTCTTGTATTCATCGTTTACGACTCTCAAAAACTTCCTTCGATCATGTATTCTCTTCGCCCTTCTTCCGCAGATACGACATTGGAATAATGTCACTGATTTTCTTCAATCATGTTACTCAGTTCCCTCATAAAACGATTTTGGGTTCATTCCATTTCTTATCCTAAACAAAAGTTTCTGTAACGCCAAGATTACTACTAAGATGAGATATAAACCTCACTATCGAGTTTTGGtccatacaaaaaaaaagttaaacagTCCCTAAGCCTCAGTAAaagtctttttcttttggtattATCTGAAAACgggataaaaaaagaaaagaaaagaaaagaaaaagtcctTGGTCTTTCAGTTGGACGGCTTATCACATGTTCCCTTCTGTCACTTAATTCAGCAATTGATAACCATGTCATTGTGGAGTTGTATTAAAATTTGATATTGAAGCGTGTAGAAAGTTTCCTTTGCTTCAAGTACTTCCATTTGGTGAATCGGGATGAATTTTTGACACGTTTGGTTACTTGGTGAAGTGAGAATTTGACACGATCTTCCAAAACATGTTTTTCAGTTGTTGAACAAATCTTCTTGTTTGTCATGTCAGATTAATATACtctttttttgtttagtttcaaaccTGACATAGGTATAATGACCATGACTCTTTCAATAATAATCTCATACTTCCATTTATCATAGTTGCCAGTCTTTCAATCTTTAGCTGTTATAGGTAAACACTTAATCCTATAATTAGAAAACTTTATTAACCAAAGTGCAGTGACACAAAGATTCTATGATGAAACAGAATTTGATTTTCTGTACAGCAAGTTTTTGATCCAGAGTTAGATGGAATCTTGTGAGAAATGGTCGACAAGGAAAACTCAACATCATTGTTGTCTTTTTCTTGCAGGCACAGGGGTCACTTGGAATTTTTGATCTTATACACAATATGATAGGTTCTTTTCTTACTTTTGCCAAAACTTTTTCTGCTTCTGTCTATAAGACAAAATGTTTGTACGTTGAACTGGTTTCTGTCCTTTTGGTTTATATTCTTCAAATCATCTTTTCTACCATCCACTATGTATAGATAGGACCCTCATGTACTTGAAGCTCTAAGAACAATTTGCTTGGATTTATCCTTCTGCTTTACTCAAGCATATACTCCTAATAAAAGGTCAGCCCCAGGAGCAGTTCTACGTGTACTACTTAACAGGAATCAGGGCTGCAAAACTCTTCGAATGTAGAAGACAGAaggggagttttttttttagaatgttCTTCGTTCTCCAACCATCTTTTTACGATTTTTCATGCAAGGACAGGCCTAGTGCTGCAGGTGCCATCGGCATCAAGTTCTAGAAATTTAGGTTTGTTTCTCCTCaatttttaaaagttttcaATGATATCCTCGATGAGTAAAACTTTTTGCCcctcaaaaattttcaaattaactTCAAAGTCTATACTTGCATGAAATTTCTCCCTTCAAAGAAAATGTGTTACTTCCATAATTATAGTCACTGgcagattctttttttttttgggggggggggggggggggggggggggggagggaacggtcatcccaaaaaaaaattccttta containing:
- the LOC113727184 gene encoding serine/threonine-protein kinase-like protein At3g51990, translating into MGYLSCKAESATLTSNSHLPASSKKTHQVNSQEKTKEKPVKIQEFDYSDLEAATNGFSEQKLLGRGSHGLVYKGVLRSGRLVAIKKPARGSRISSTSENSEVENEIDILSKLQSPRLVNLVGFTNSDSHGRLLVVEFMSNGTLYDVLHSNSRPPTWGRRIKLALHTANAIDTLHSSSPPVIHRDIKSANVLIDRNFNARLGDFGLALRCHVDDYRLRSTPPAGTMGYLDPGYVTPDNLSTKTDVFSFGILLLEIISGRKAIDVGHSPPSIVDWAIPLIRRGKLVSIYDPRIPPPRDPLVRKQLAVVAAKCVRSCRERRPTMKEVVECLSGLSKLVPLHSWNGLTNPCLMVETVGRPVESRSNNVNVKEKGDEQGNLDGEDGALLARALRNSRRVYSDLGFRSNLMDLLNGIHGESEFPEDNSGIKPCEQPESGGFSCRFESEKFVGRKSNLSLVCGIDKLGASQLSRNHTVSENTSDKHSEGNATVL
- the LOC113727183 gene encoding uncharacterized protein; this translates as MARLLSRTFKSLKPHHNINPCPKPLLKAPTTSVATPSKSEFSSSSPSLKTAPEVSSSKSKSRLSKSLKNSWSVYLILSTNPPIKTYVGVTTNFSRRLKQHNGEVNGGAKASRAGRPWVCACLIKGFRDKSEACEFESKWKLFSRKLSRKRKTTEVEEQDDNRSLALLHHRHAALSRVKSSVVCSHLEIIWHFDLSEFSN